From Glycine max cultivar Williams 82 chromosome 11, Glycine_max_v4.0, whole genome shotgun sequence, the proteins below share one genomic window:
- the LOC100795655 gene encoding uncharacterized protein isoform X1: MGFSSKEEKSKRILRGLKTLFFLITMVISLLLFSAPVLLVIADALVPSALLSSLSQSSFSMETLASHFHNYDFRYSLIDIPLVSIIRSFIIFCVYSLCDGPRLSHGPYLGITTMCSVLSLMFVSFKAVYIFSVSGIDRSGYVRATEIALFVCSCALAVGHVVVAYRTSCRERRKLLVYKIDIEAVSVSPSYTLLATFFPPKPFFLKLK, encoded by the exons ATGGGTTTTTCCTCAAAAGAAGAGAAGTCCAAAAGAATATTGAGGGGCTTGAAGACTCTCTTCTTCTTGATCACTATGGTTATATCGCTTCTTCTTTTCTCCGCCCCGGTTCTCCTTGTTATTGCCGATGCACTTGTTCCTTCTGCTCTGCTCTCCTCGCTTTCTCAATCTTCTTTCTCCATGGAAACTCTCGCTTCCCATTTCCACAACTACGATTTTCGATACTCTCTCATTGATATTCCCCTTGTGTCAATAATACgatccttcatcatcttct gTGTTTATAGTTTGTGTGATGGACCAAGGCTTTCGCATGGACCTTATTTGGGGATCACGACCATGTGCTCTGTTTTGTCTCTGATGTTTGTGTCGTTCAAAGCAGTTTACATCTTCAGTGTTTCGGGTATTGATCGAAGTGGGTATGTTCGTGCCACCGAAATAGCTCTGTTCGTGTGTTCTTGTGCGTTGGCCGTGGGGCATGTTGTGGTGGCCTACAGAACAAGTTGCAGGGAAAGAAGAAAGCTTTTGGTCTACAAAATTGATATTGAAGCTGTAAGTGTCTCCCCCTCATACACTCTACTTGCCACTTTCTTCCCACCAaagccattttttttaaaattaaaataa